A genomic region of Elaeis guineensis isolate ETL-2024a chromosome 9, EG11, whole genome shotgun sequence contains the following coding sequences:
- the LOC140851801 gene encoding G-type lectin S-receptor-like serine/threonine-protein kinase LECRK3, which yields MASATSYILFPLIFSLAFALEAARPRQSNITLGTSLHPSTNPTSWLSPNGRFAFGFYPEGTGFSIGIWLVPSPENTTVIWTAGRDDLLVTKDAVLKLTREGLKLLQNSEWRLISRYIYTSTGAFSASMLDSGNFVIYDSNFNVISETFDNPTDTIMAGQVLHTGSELVSSVSETNHSSGKFQLSVQIDGQIVWCPAASPDISEDAYHSIGPYLEGYQGLNLDDNGRLYLFNGSATFNLTKGFWNRTTRVYRATLDVDGIFRLYSHNLELNTGQEVLAEIPKLTDLCGVKGTCGLNSYCTSAQGVVACECLPGFDYLDGNRTSSGCTRNFTTSGCYLNNDNTTYMSTLENVTWSVDAYTEQTYSTSKEDCRDACLKDCFCDAALFQVNRCWKQGLPLRYVIRDSTEYCATFIKRVNMSAGEGHVSSVAENPAAAPVTTTNRKFSTKILIVSVALITGIISTLAALMFIFYRYQDGRYRRMRRNREPALVDEIAPRSFSYRELREATDGFKEELGKGAFGTVFKGTLPRGQRVIAVKRLEKVVAEGEREFRTEMRTIGRTHHKNLVRLLGFCDESTNRLLVYEYMSNGSLADLIFKADRRPGWDERVGIALDIARGIHYLHEECETRIIHCDIKPQNILMDDNRTAKISDFGLAKLLMPSQTRTFTGIRGTRGYLAPEWHKSAPISVKADVYSFGIVLLEIVCCRRNMELEAEADAIILLDWVHHCFMAGELEKLVPDEVDVIELNRFVKVGLWCAQSEPGTRPCMKNVVMMLEGNVDISLPPPGFSS from the coding sequence ATGGCATCAGCAACATCCTACATCCTGTTCCCCTTAATCTTCTCATTAGCGTTTGCACTGGAAGCAGCTCGACCAAGGCAGTCCAACATAACCTTGGGCACCTCTCTCCATCCCTCTACCAACCCTACATCGTGGCTCTCACCAAATGGACGTTTTGCCTTTGGATTCTACCCAGAAGGTACTGGCTTCTCCATCGGAATATGGCTCGTACCATCTCCTGAAAACACCACTGTTATATGGACAGCAGGCCGAGATGATCTACTGGTGACCAAAGATGCTGTGTTAAAGCTAACTCGCGAAGGGCTCAAGCTCCTACAAAACTCTGAATGGAGACTCATCTCTCGGTACATTTACACAAGCACCGGTGCTTTCTCTGCTTCCATGCTCGATTCCGGGAACTTCGTCATCTATGACTCTAACTTTAATGTCATAAGTGAAACCTTTGACAATCCGACTGACACAATCATGGCAGGTCAAGTGCTGCACACTGGATCTGAGCTCGTTTCGAGCGTATCAGAAACCAACCACTCGAGTGGGAAGTTTCAGCTCAGCGTGCAGATTGATGGGCAAATAGTTTGGTGTCCTGCGGCATCACCAGATATTTCAGAGGATGCTTACCACTCCATCGGGCCATATTTAGAAGGCTACCAGGGATTAAATCTCGATGATAATGGTCGGCTGTACCTGTTCAATGGCAGTGCCACATTCAATCTAACGAAAGGTTTCTGGAACAGGACGACACGAGTGTATCGTGCAACGCTTGATGTGGATGGGATCTTCCGGTTATATTCTCACAATCTCGAGTTAAACACAGGACAGGAGGTTTTGGCTGAAATCCCAAAATTAACGGATCTGTGCGGGGTCAAGGGAACCTGTGGCTTGAACAGCTACTGCACTTCCGCACAAGGAGTAGTGGCATGCGAGTGTTTGCCTGGTTTCGATTATCTTGATGGTAACAGGACATCTAGCGGATGCACGAGGAACTTCACCACCTCTGGTTGCTACTTGAACAATGATAACACGACATACATGTCTACTCTGGAGAACGTGACATGGTCGGTCGATGCCTATACTGAACAAACGTATTCGACAAGCAAGGAAGATTGCAGAGATGCATGTTTGAAAGATTGCTTTTGTGATGCCGCTCTGTTTCAAGTCAATAGATGCTGGAAACAGGGGCTTCCGTTGAGATATGTGATAAGAGACAGCACTGAATATTGTGCAACATTCATCAAGCGGGTTAACATGAGTGCCGGAGAAGGACACGTTAGTAGCGTTGCAGAAAACCCTGCTGCAGCTCCTGTTACAACTACCAATCGAAAGTTTAGCACTAAGATTTTGATTGTGTCAGTGGCACTTATTACTGGTATAATTTCTACCTTGGCTGCTTTAATGTTCATTTTTTACAGGTATCAAGATGGAAGGTACAGAAGGATGCGGAGAAATAGAGAGCCAGCTCTGGTGGACGAAATAGCACCCAGATCATTTTCCTATCGTGAGCTGAGGGAAGCGACCGATGGTTTCAAGGAAGAGCTAGGTAAGGGAGCTTTTGGAACTGTCTTTAAGGGGACCTTGCCTCGTGGTCAAAGAGTAATAGCTGTAAAAAGACTTGAGAAGGTGGTGGCTGAGGGAGAAAGAGAGTTCCGAACAGAGATGAGGACAATTGGAAGAACTCACCACAAGAACTTGGTAAGACTGCTTGGCTTCTGTGATGAAAGTACCAACAGGCTCCTAGTCTATGAATACATGAGCAATGGATCGCTTGCAGACCTTATCTTTAAGGCTGACAGACGTCCAGGCTGGGATGAGCGGGTAGGGATTGCGTTAGACATAGCTAGAGGGATCCATTATCTGCATGAGGAGTGTGAAACTCGTATCATTCATTGCGACATAAAGCCTCAAAACATATTGATGGATGATAATCGGACAGCAAAGATATCAGATTTTGGGTTAGCAAAGTTGTTGATGCCAAGTCAGACAAGAACGTTTACGGGCATTAGAGGGACAAGGGGGTACCTTGCACCGGAATGGCACAAGAGTGCACCGATATCCGTGAAGGCAGATGTTTATAGCTTTGGCATTGTATTGCTCGAAATCGTATGCTGCAGGAGAAATATGGAATTGGAAGCTGAAGCAGATGCAATTATTCTTCTGGACTGGGTCCATCACTGCTTTATGGCTGGAGAGTTGGAGAAGCTTGTGCCTGATGAAGTAGATGTGATAGAGTTGAATAGGTTTGTGAAAGTGGGGCTTTGGTGTGCTCAGTCAGAGCCGGGTACTCGCCCTTGTATGAAGAATGTGGTGATGATGCTGGAAGGGAATGTTGACATATCACTTCCTCCACCTGGATTTAGCTCCTGA